The Rhododendron vialii isolate Sample 1 chromosome 8a, ASM3025357v1 genome has a window encoding:
- the LOC131335623 gene encoding transcription factor MYB1-like, which yields MDIQFPLGVRKGGWTEEEDCLLKKCVEKHGEGNWHQVPRKAGLNRCRKSCRLRWLNYLRPNIKRGNFTVDEVDLIIRLHKLLGNRWSLIAGRLPGRTSNDVKNYWNTHLHKQSNDQIQKDVQKSKMTQSTMEKIKVIRPRPRTFSKNLPWRMGKTVITDKTQTKENFSNPFQSPSPGDDDGILWWDNMLTDPDINEGMIKWTNEEAIMEGGGEKEKSGMQGAGRDPFSCIQQDNQSNWSDLFMDNIDLQDILRDCQVVP from the exons atggacaTCCAGTTTCCATTAGGAGTGAGAAAGGGTGGTTGGACCGAGGAAGAAGACTGTCTTCTGAAGAAGTGCGTTGAGAAACATGGAGAGGGGAACTGGCACCAAGTCCCTCGCAAAGCAG GATTAAATAGATGCAGAAAAAGTTGTAGGCTGAGGTGGTTGAATTACTTGAGGCCAAATATTAAGAGAGGAAATTTTACTGTGGATGAAGTTGATCTCATTATCAGGCTTCATAAGCTGCTTGGCAAcag ATGGTCGCTAATTGCGGGTAGACTTCCAGGAAGAACATCAAATGATGTCAAGAATTACTGGAATACCCATTTGCACAAGCAATCGAATGATCAAATCCAGAAAGATGTACAGAAATCGAAAATGACCCAGAGCACGATGGAAAAAATCAAAGTCATACGGCCTCGACCTCGGACCTTCTCGAAGAATCTACCTTGGCGGATGGGTAAAACTGTCATTACAGATAAAACTCAGACAAAAGAGAATTTCTCCAACCCATTCCAATCTCCTTCACCAGGGGATGACGACGGAATATTGTGGTGGGATAACATGTTAACTGATCCTGATATTAACGAAGGAATGATAAAATGGACCAATGAAGAAGCGATTATGGAAGGCGGGggtgaaaaggaaaaatcagGTATGCAGGGAGCTGGTAGGGATCCTTTCAGCTGTATTCAACAAGATAACCAGAGTAATTGGAGTGACCTTTTTATGGACAATATAGACCTTCAGGATATTTTAAGAGATTGTCAAGTAGTACCTtga
- the LOC131335621 gene encoding probable calcium-binding protein CML18, with amino-acid sequence MAKSNGNGYVTSLGGASEVEQVFRKFDSNGDGKISASEFAAVLRALGTETSEEEVGRVMAEIDKDGDGFIDLREFTEFHGNGATSSPDSNKELRDAFDLYDKDRNGLISAKELHAVMKSLGEKCSLADCSRMIGSVDVDGDGCVNFEEFKKMMKV; translated from the coding sequence ATGGCGAAAAGTAATGGCAACGGTTACGTTACGTCGCTGGGCGGCGCAAGCGAAGTGGAGCAGGTATTCAGAAAGTTCGACTCGAACGGCGACGGCAAGATCTCCGCCTCGGAGTTCGCGGCGGTGCTCAGGGCGCTCGGCACCGAAACCTCGGAGGAGGAGGTCGGCCGCGTGATGGCGGAGATCGACAAGGACGGCGACGGCTTCATTGACCTCCGCGAGTTCACCGAGTTCCACGGAAACGGAGCGACGTCGTCGCCGGATTCGAACAAGGAGCTGCGCGACGCGTTCGACCTGTACGACAAGGACCGGAACGGGCTGATATCGGCAAAGGAGCTGCACGCAGTGATGAAGAGCCTGGGGGAGAAGTGCTCGCTGGCCGACTGCTCGCGGATGATCGGTTCCGTGGACGTCGACGGCGACGGGTGTGTTAACTTTGAGGAGTTTAAGAAGATGATGAAGGTTTGA